Proteins encoded within one genomic window of Chlorobaculum sp. MV4-Y:
- a CDS encoding F0F1 ATP synthase subunit B, producing MLTSGIILLEGGLLNPNPGLIFWTALTFLIVLVILSKTAWGPILSMLEERAKGIQSAIDRAHAAKDEAESILKKNRDLLAKADAEADKIIREAKEVADRLRADLTEKAQDESRKMIASAKEEIEQEKRRALDVLRNEVADMAVKGAEKIIRTTLDADKQKAVVNDMIKEMASNRN from the coding sequence ATGCTAACGTCAGGGATTATTCTGCTCGAAGGCGGGCTTCTCAACCCGAATCCTGGCCTCATATTCTGGACAGCTCTTACTTTTCTGATCGTTCTTGTTATTCTCAGTAAGACTGCATGGGGGCCGATCCTGTCGATGCTCGAAGAGCGGGCCAAAGGCATTCAATCAGCCATTGATCGTGCTCACGCGGCAAAAGACGAGGCCGAGTCGATCCTGAAGAAAAACCGGGATTTGCTGGCCAAGGCAGATGCCGAAGCTGACAAAATCATCAGGGAAGCCAAGGAGGTAGCGGACAGGCTTCGCGCCGATCTCACCGAGAAAGCCCAAGATGAATCCCGCAAGATGATTGCTTCCGCCAAGGAAGAGATTGAGCAGGAGAAGCGCCGCGCACTGGATGTGCTCAGAAACGAGGTCGCCGATATGGCGGTAAAAGGCGCCGAGAAAATTATCCGTACCACTCTCGATGCGGACAAGCAGAAAGCGGTGGTCAACGATATGATCAAGGAAATGGCCTCCAATCGTAACTGA
- a CDS encoding F0F1 ATP synthase subunit delta: MSSAIAGRRYAVALLEVAVEGNFLEKVTEDLQKIQEVLSGSHELVLALKSPLINVDLKSKILEEIFRNKISEKTMVFIKLLAHKKRAALLAGVISEFNALIDERNGVINADVKSAVKLSDEQAKELVNSLSIRTGKKIRAKMLLDENLIGGVTVKIGDTIIDGSISHQLEMLKHSLVAEPA; encoded by the coding sequence ATGTCAAGTGCAATTGCAGGCCGTCGATATGCGGTGGCCTTGCTCGAAGTGGCCGTTGAAGGCAACTTTCTGGAAAAAGTTACCGAAGACCTGCAGAAAATACAGGAAGTGCTCTCTGGAAGTCATGAGCTCGTGCTGGCTCTCAAAAGCCCGCTGATCAATGTCGATCTCAAATCGAAAATTCTCGAAGAAATTTTCAGGAACAAGATCAGTGAGAAAACGATGGTCTTCATCAAGCTGCTCGCTCACAAGAAAAGGGCCGCTCTTCTTGCCGGAGTAATTTCCGAATTCAACGCCTTGATCGACGAACGCAATGGCGTTATCAACGCCGATGTGAAAAGCGCAGTCAAGCTCAGCGACGAGCAGGCTAAAGAGCTGGTCAACAGCCTCTCCATTCGTACCGGGAAGAAAATCCGTGCCAAGATGCTGCTCGACGAGAACCTGATCGGCGGGGTAACCGTCAAAATCGGCGACACGATCATTGACGGCAGTATCAGCCATCAGCTTGAAATGCTCAAGCATTCACTGGTCGCCGAACCGGCTTGA
- a CDS encoding outer membrane protein assembly factor BamD, which yields MSQSVMKKSVLRTLPGLLCLALSLSSCSSSKPAKTAAITASPAEQRYREATEKIAKRKYDNAIVILESLMFSTRATDLEDDVLNALAESYFKKKEYILAADTYRRLLQQTPDSPYARNAQFQLARSYEKLSPFHELDQEYTVKAINEFTTYLDQYPSDDSRQAASDAEMYKKLMEVNPKNASYRQKYEAAMAILSQESPARYSQQAIPALREKLADNRFSIARQYFKLKKYRAAEIFYDVVINQYPDTKWLEPAWIGKIDSEIKQQNWFEARQSIEAFQQLYPGKAKLVESAAKRVTAHYSNKRDPKSKE from the coding sequence ATGTCTCAATCGGTCATGAAAAAGTCGGTGCTCAGAACTCTGCCTGGTCTGCTTTGTCTTGCATTGTCGCTCTCATCCTGCTCGTCATCGAAACCAGCGAAAACTGCCGCAATAACGGCCTCTCCGGCTGAGCAGCGCTACCGAGAAGCCACCGAAAAGATCGCAAAACGGAAGTACGACAATGCGATCGTCATCCTTGAGTCCCTGATGTTTTCGACGAGAGCGACCGATCTTGAAGACGATGTGCTTAACGCTCTGGCCGAGTCCTATTTCAAAAAGAAAGAGTACATCCTTGCTGCTGACACCTACAGGCGCTTGCTTCAGCAGACCCCAGACTCGCCCTATGCGAGGAATGCGCAGTTTCAACTTGCCAGGTCGTACGAAAAGCTCTCTCCATTCCATGAGCTTGACCAGGAGTACACCGTCAAGGCAATCAACGAATTCACCACCTACCTTGACCAGTATCCGTCCGATGATTCCAGACAGGCAGCCAGCGATGCCGAGATGTATAAAAAGCTGATGGAGGTCAATCCGAAAAACGCCTCCTACCGGCAGAAATACGAGGCCGCAATGGCAATACTCTCGCAGGAATCGCCTGCGCGATACAGCCAGCAGGCGATTCCTGCGCTCCGGGAGAAGCTTGCCGATAACCGCTTCTCGATCGCCCGGCAATATTTCAAACTGAAGAAGTACCGGGCCGCAGAGATTTTCTACGATGTGGTTATCAACCAGTACCCCGATACCAAATGGCTCGAACCGGCATGGATCGGCAAGATCGACTCGGAGATCAAGCAGCAGAACTGGTTTGAAGCCCGCCAGTCGATAGAGGCCTTCCAGCAGCTTTACCCGGGCAAGGCCAAGCTGGTTGAGTCTGCCGCAAAAAGAGTTACCGCCCACTACTCAAACAAGCGCGATCCGAAATCGAAAGAGTGA
- the argS gene encoding arginine--tRNA ligase — translation MRAFFLPFIQDALHKAGIETDKEIQIDKPNDKRFGDFSTNIAFLVAKEARKNPRELATQLIGLFAFPEGTVTKTEVAGSGFINFHLDLAFIMRSAQEVLAKGEAFGCNESGKGLKAIVEYVSANPTGPLTIGRGRGGVLGDCIANLLETQGYEVTREYYFNDAGRQMQILAESVRYRYLEKCGQEIEFPETHYQGDYIGEIAGMLFIEHGDELASTEELTIFKETAEAVIFSSIRKTLERLSIMHDSFFNEHTLYQSHEGNPSANQWVIDALEAKGFIGNYDGATWFLTTKLGQEKDKVLIKSSGDPSYRLPDIAYHVTKFERGFDLMVNVFGADHIDEYPDVLEALKILGYDASKVKIAINQFVTTTVGGQTVKMSTRKGNADLLDDLIDDVGADATRLFFIMRGKDSHLNFDVELAKKQSKDNPVFYLQYAHARICSLMRMAEKEVSFDESAATGEGLALLSSEAEIDLASVLLDFPDLIQSSLRQLEPQKMVEYLHTVAERYHKFYQECPILKADERVRTARLELSLAVRQVLQNGFRILGISAPESM, via the coding sequence AAAGCGGGCATCGAGACCGACAAGGAGATTCAGATCGACAAGCCGAACGACAAGAGGTTCGGCGATTTCTCGACCAACATCGCCTTCCTCGTGGCTAAAGAGGCCCGGAAAAATCCGCGCGAACTGGCCACGCAGTTGATCGGCCTGTTCGCATTCCCGGAAGGCACGGTCACGAAAACCGAAGTAGCCGGGTCGGGCTTCATCAACTTCCATCTCGATCTGGCCTTCATCATGCGCTCGGCGCAGGAGGTTCTGGCAAAGGGCGAGGCGTTCGGATGCAATGAGTCGGGAAAGGGGCTGAAGGCGATTGTGGAGTACGTCAGCGCCAATCCGACCGGGCCGCTCACCATCGGGCGCGGACGTGGCGGCGTCTTGGGCGACTGCATCGCGAACCTGCTTGAAACGCAGGGCTATGAGGTGACGCGCGAGTACTACTTCAACGATGCCGGACGCCAGATGCAGATTCTGGCCGAATCGGTGCGCTACCGTTATCTGGAAAAATGCGGTCAGGAGATCGAGTTCCCGGAGACGCACTACCAGGGCGACTACATCGGCGAAATTGCCGGGATGCTCTTCATCGAGCACGGCGACGAACTGGCCTCGACCGAAGAGCTGACGATTTTCAAGGAGACCGCCGAAGCGGTCATCTTCAGTTCGATCCGCAAAACCCTCGAACGGTTGTCGATCATGCACGACTCCTTTTTCAACGAGCACACGCTTTACCAGTCGCACGAAGGTAACCCGTCGGCAAACCAGTGGGTGATCGACGCGCTTGAAGCTAAGGGCTTCATCGGCAACTACGACGGCGCGACCTGGTTCCTGACCACCAAGCTTGGTCAGGAGAAGGACAAGGTGCTCATCAAATCTTCTGGTGATCCGAGCTACCGCTTGCCCGACATCGCCTACCACGTCACCAAGTTCGAGCGCGGCTTCGACCTCATGGTCAACGTCTTCGGCGCGGACCATATCGACGAGTACCCCGACGTGCTCGAAGCGCTGAAAATCCTTGGCTACGACGCCTCGAAGGTCAAGATCGCCATCAACCAGTTCGTCACCACCACGGTCGGCGGCCAGACGGTCAAAATGTCAACCCGCAAGGGCAACGCCGATCTGCTCGACGACCTCATCGACGATGTGGGCGCGGACGCCACTCGCCTGTTCTTCATCATGCGCGGCAAGGATTCGCACCTGAACTTCGATGTCGAGCTGGCCAAGAAGCAGTCGAAAGACAACCCGGTCTTCTACCTCCAGTATGCTCATGCGAGGATTTGCAGCCTCATGCGCATGGCCGAAAAAGAGGTCAGCTTCGACGAGTCTGCGGCAACAGGCGAAGGACTAGCGCTGCTTTCGAGCGAAGCAGAGATCGATCTGGCATCCGTGCTGCTCGACTTCCCTGACCTCATCCAGTCCAGCCTGCGTCAGCTCGAACCGCAAAAGATGGTGGAGTATCTCCACACGGTCGCCGAGCGCTACCACAAGTTCTATCAGGAGTGCCCGATTCTGAAAGCCGACGAACGCGTTCGAACAGCGCGTCTGGAACTGTCACTCGCGGTGCGTCAGGTGCTGCAGAACGGCTTTAGAATTCTCGGCATTTCTGCGCCGGAATCGATGTAA
- the nadD gene encoding nicotinate (nicotinamide) nucleotide adenylyltransferase, whose translation MKTAVFGGSFDPPHNGHLALCLFARELAGLDRLTVSVSKNPFKAPADASDDDRATMARLFVAELNTAGKFAEMSDWELQQPGPSYTIDLLRHVAALHQGDDLVLLVGEDSYRQIPQWRESQAITKLCDIAVFGRSGAKLAAASCGGILPTAMLFDFDMPVSATEVRRLAAAGQPVSHLVPQSIAAYIESHSLYRA comes from the coding sequence GTGAAAACTGCTGTTTTCGGAGGAAGTTTCGATCCGCCGCATAACGGTCATCTCGCCCTGTGCCTCTTTGCAAGAGAACTTGCAGGGCTTGACCGGCTGACGGTATCGGTTTCCAAAAATCCTTTCAAAGCTCCCGCTGACGCTTCAGATGATGACCGGGCCACCATGGCCCGTCTGTTCGTCGCTGAGCTCAACACTGCCGGCAAGTTTGCTGAAATGAGCGACTGGGAGTTACAGCAGCCGGGACCTTCATACACCATCGATCTTCTGCGACACGTCGCGGCGCTTCATCAGGGCGACGATCTTGTACTTCTCGTGGGGGAGGACAGTTACAGGCAGATACCGCAGTGGCGGGAATCGCAGGCGATCACCAAACTTTGTGACATTGCGGTGTTTGGACGTTCTGGCGCCAAGCTTGCCGCTGCATCGTGCGGCGGGATTCTACCGACCGCGATGCTCTTCGATTTCGACATGCCAGTCTCAGCTACGGAGGTCAGGCGACTCGCCGCCGCCGGTCAGCCAGTCTCGCACCTCGTCCCGCAATCCATCGCGGCATACATCGAATCGCACAGCCTGTATCGCGCCTGA